A genomic segment from Triticum dicoccoides isolate Atlit2015 ecotype Zavitan chromosome 1A, WEW_v2.0, whole genome shotgun sequence encodes:
- the LOC119273697 gene encoding probable NADH dehydrogenase [ubiquinone] 1 alpha subcomplex subunit 12, whose translation MAAVVRSVWQGIREKGLTNFLRHAREEGYLKCLGDGNLLQTKIHNIGATLVGVDTFGNKYYEKLHDTQYGRHRWVEYADKGRYNASQVPAEWHGWLHHITDSTGDKLLEEKTKKFIREHRQNYTGQGDDLIYHSKGHALNPGQRDWTRYQPWEPKKEEAT comes from the exons ATGGCCGCGGTGGTCCGGAGCGTGTGGCAGGGCATCAGGGAGaagggcctcaccaacttcctccgccACGCCCGCGAAGAGGGATACCT AAAATGCCTTGGGGACGGAAACCTATT GCAAACCAAAATTCACAACATTGGTGCAACCCTTGTAGGAGTTGACACTTTTGGAAACAAGTACTATGAGAAACTACATGACACTCAGTATG GAAGGCATAGGTGGGTAGAGTATGCGGACAAGGGTCGCTACAATGCATCCCAAGTGCCTGCTGAATGGCATGGATGGCTGCACCACATTACAGACAGCACTGGAGATAAG CTGCTGGAGGAGAAGACTAAAAAGTTCATTAGGGAGCACAGACAGAACTACACCGGACAGGGTGACGACTTGATCTACCACTCCAAGGGGCATGCTCTGAACCCAGGGCAAAGGGACTGGACAAGGTACCAGCCTTGGGAACCAAAGAAAGAAGAGGCcacctga